One Epinephelus moara isolate mb chromosome 20, YSFRI_EMoa_1.0, whole genome shotgun sequence genomic window carries:
- the tasor2 gene encoding protein TASOR 2 isoform X1 translates to MESGNGGASSKGVLVPVSETSVVFQNNILAPLKSAYLYEESKQSFRYKSAVLVKNSALEEKYYAFRENRREAGYSEEDLKESYGFLLFDDVNKANALGETGVLTGNSTCTTLGDPSNGVYISMYSDCLDQNRWYHGKSGYIAIIRLTKGRVKKVVENYTQNFTVPTVGFDCHVSEQLPSVSANTSSFLAFERTQYYMYERLDNESKATTQSPSAACPFAIVSFSYTDTKATFAAPQEKSEKKKLVLHYFPWKGQLQIGTQFYDVGLRSTAGALIPAELPPVVKIDRAISMVDLRKLLPRAVFETCYSGEVFLDGLYCTLCELVSFEAEETKSLSLLLREIKEKDLALTIQLNDGGFLILLHSSHFLTYDDTGSSTDVLQGMFVFPVSQVIQRGTKSEQKRPAMSSEILRILPVLSYAEGEVEKNPIYPDEELCEVLAQHMQSYAALINPGLASPSREISIFPDQYDVLDAHKHLYSSPEWTNRAWQSFRSYLSKPVSFQLPVSKASEILAAGQEERMEDLDDDVYICLSSPEEAPANPVSMELEDKLTGQRSPVNIETSVDSGITSAEAQEDITPVPKNVIPDDLQDGTISVDNGITSAEAQVDVTPLPQNVIPDDLQDGTTSVDRDITSAEAQKDLIPAPQNVVPDDLQAGDVTKDTGKSDLTVLITTDKGARNLLTPPTSDDLPAELIVSITSAERTVTDESISMISTVSATKHNDFQLSGFPAAKLQTAEVNSLNDDTVTTKKVLDCPEVTNLTKTKRRKLRRGYYRGRKKVSKVCLETPSLKKFKTPVEYDNLNSQLEGQAKESSAQQELSNPSDIGRRKIQRGRRIFGKSLSKNVGLAVQEEKKSDAGKQTLENTILMELAACPLRKKTERWDLKPIISECGRILVPHGSADIADQIKSLKDKLQPKKDEECQSKMSISASENAHCAVEMEYKSSTAPETAVDETEATTSKDRGNRLQNVSDVNSEHSIVRPSDDDNGSLTLNQESSVHSSKTDGTSTPSSEAVQEKRTDTLSPAKCATKGEFLLSKLKSVLLRGKRKTDNLASEERPADTAKDTEPCLKKGKIDSDTGMLKTNYAITSVQDTNVYVKEVSKMLSVDPLFAYALGLTPKATPDRIQKTEGQDTQQRKDSSDTQEQTILDKQPQIIQRPPSIFPRRGRIKMLKKHQGISTEYVRKKWWLHFQTPACFASEKLKYKECTRDNSISKTDKEKMNSACSSTDALNLLADLALSASNDQVPPQPDPALERKPETSLKKSDLTNDVTSAEQESVLHALLRQPAARPMQPLESPSPSHLMGGSELVGLISKEHAYSLPPSSSLLLGLPGTPFQVSPLSGSTRLLHHHQTMYGDGINTLHPSISQDDRSEQNHRTPEYLKRYMGHRRKFRQSRTFVSKDGSIQVTKQWKENYDFNLDSKFTSDSKDKTIVRALHGPWDFSMQDTSEEVRLIVHMWIGLFYSRSTARLFHVDSNSCSEERDSLELSSGMVPAPSPELKASSFAPFPSVTDTSDPSFSKALDLSKKDDSVLDQGPLILDLSMKNSKAEIVTSDPQVNRKDTSVSGDGKEASETLNTPKSSVGLEEASTMQCYKKMVHSTEIQISEGNDVRSTFEDKRTCTPSQKAGSLDNTDVPSCKGTFILEQEEIKSASSQQENNQTGPGSGHMSCECNDEPVGIENSEHTAKSIVQKQERNSSKSVTDEEVDSKKEADDVVHAVEHDKIDSKEGENLEVKEKPWQEDNVESSPTVVDTGDDSTNTESGVLCNGPLENEKQLSQEKPTAVSPGKVENVNEDEDCSEVNTGNVMEDEDHLGKEDRLDEKDRCDSPVKADSDLSDQPVPMMCDGPDSVKDGIIECYHKPPLDEEPPQVNSEEDACHDLQLRQLCATSSVMTDEQAISEKSPEESLKMEPIAKETAVEEHLEKDVCLADKTLQTAALAMSDENNCSLDDSNSAGLIPQTNDSVETGSQIKVMENFSLSCDDHEDGDTQSFEGEQKVDNVTEKELFHHQSHSLYSEAKVTLFQETDLKQIDKINDGLEKINGRVVIPFIGIDTSEDNTVQPHGSPSPGKVEEVVQGQEEIPFISGTNYPETVLPTEVCSTSQMYSKKAELPAGRISLSLLHVSENNQLVVSENEYDGRCSTPTMDEKPYEYLPCSGPSASASDFSGGETTGNKAHKCLDVGLISQKDEMLLENKLCHKSTVNSDAMPHRDLHPDLELRTLRVLQSIDKYLPKSSHTDKTSQIETADMKHSIDQTPNPTSKCMPPCLALRHTSADVINQKISNTKSAMGAAPTSQELQTESTGHFLISPFKRNLEEVLGVKLQFKKTDSSVPQHYFERTDKLQEASVGQDYCHPYRSVPSTESLQAIKPNIIDQDKHKTTSQTNISHEPHSYSQRPVMAVKPSKSDESQADSISIDRLIEKAAMSHFSRNKQTKTPVVTHTTPTTMLLEKKTEKHKRNSERLNDDKQETSEHSSISSWLSNVTDSKSYSDKAQSVCLDPFYQHQGRGTSKFNKMLSSSLPVQSFESAGSSSKHVDGNQGFMTYSLVEKFGQTTKEGIAMDQTGCSDTSTSRADYKDGGMIDDSLLLDPQSSLICTVYNTTRKRPYSFLEQVSRRCLQDDITEASMEQECLIFSEQMRQLLKRSKKGPTMDTHDKLHLSCASPVTVQFSSLEEQEDAVEHLNAHLDPLSVVGQKIKVDMSDRKDLADTTEEEKTFHSQKTSQGTGNPMEHPGISCLTSECARLYEAKMNDVCAVRKVPSTPKHFKMDRGYLKTESSNHFDFCDQMKREMDESFRSKLNSVVKKSCKTKYRFYILVTSDDPFFEETKAQLEAEGHTAVQPSEFFLSEDSASSLLIILRNEDIAEHICEVPRLLELKNTPGVQFAGIDEPDDVVNLTHQELFTRGGFIMFDRAALEPLSLCNIQKMAEILKELSRTGKWKWMLHYRDSRRLKENARLSAEAKEKKQFLNWCQEAGIMEVMPYHECDLMSRDRPDYLTCLVRLQVQNISARYPVFITDSTTDSTFGRNGILTMTFSSFLTCSPSETFTA, encoded by the exons GTGTTTACATATCAATGTACTCTGACTGTTTGGATCAAAATCGCTGGTATCATGGAAAATCTGGATACATTGCCATCATCAGGCTGACAAAG GGTAGAGTTAAAAAGGTTGTAGAGAACTACACCCAGAATTTCACCGTGCCCACTGTGGGGTTTGACTGTCACGTGTCAGAACAGTTGCCTTCAGTGTCTGCCAATACCAGCTCCTTTCTTGCCTTCGAGAGAACCCAG TATTACATGTATGAGCGGCTAGATAATGAAAGCAAGGCAACAACTCAATCTCCCAGCGCTGCCTGTCCTTTTGCCATTGTATCATTTTCATATACGGATACCAAAGCAACTTTTGCTGCACCACAGGAGAAAAG TGAGAAGAAAAAACTTG TTCTTCATTACTTCCCGTGGAAGGGTCAGCTTCAAATAGGCACCCAGTTCTATGATGTTGGGCTGAGGTCTACAGCAGGGGCCTTGATCCCTGCAGAACT GCCACCAGTGGTGAAAATTGACAGAGCCATTTCCATGGTAGATTTGAGAAAGCTGTTGCCAAGGGCTGTCTTTGAAACCTGCTACTCTGGTGAAG TCTTTCTGGACGGCTTGTACTGCACCCTGTGTGAGCTGGTTTCTTTCGAGGCAGAAGAAACCAAATCACTCTCTCTGCTTCTGCGGGAGATCAAGGAGAAAGATCTT GCTCTCACCATTCAGCTGAATGATGGTGGTTTTCTTATCCTGTTGCACTCATCCCATTTCCTCACATATGATG ataCTGGGTCCAGTACTGATGTCCTGCAAGgcatgtttgtgtttccagTCTCACAAGTTATACAAAGAG GCACAAAATCTGAACAGAAAAGGCCTGCCATGTCATCTGAAATCCTGCGGATTCTACCAGTACTAAGTTATGCAGAGGGTGAGGTTGAGAAAAACCCCATTTATCCAGATGAAGAGCTGTGTGAAGTCTTGGCGCAGCATATGCAGAGTTACGCAGCTCTGATAAATCCTGGGTTGGCAAGTCCCTCAAGGGAAATCAGCATCTTTCCAGATCAGTATGATGTGCTGGATGCTCACAAGCACCTCTATTCTTCCCCAGAGTGGACTAACAGGGCATGGCAGAGCTTCAGGTCATACCTGAGCAAGCCAGTCTCTTTTCAACTGCCAGTGTCAAAGGCTTCTGAAATCCTGGCAGCCGGACAAGAGGAGCGAATGGAAGACCTTGAtgatgatgtctacatctgtctGTCGTCTCCTGAGGAGGCACCAGCCAATCCTGTTAGTATGGAGTTAGAAGACAAGCTGACAGGTCAGAGATCTCCTGTAAACATTGAAACATCAGTGGACAGTGGTATAACAAGTGCTGAGGCACAAGAAGACATCACACCTGTGCCCAAGAATGTTATACCAGATGATTTGCAAGATGGTACAATATCTGTGGACAATGGTATAACAAGTGCTGAAGCACAAGTAGACGTAACACCTTTGCCCCAGAATGTTATACCAGATGATTTGCAAGATGGTACAACATCTGTGGACAGGGATATAACAAGTGCTGAAGCACAAAAAGACTTAATACCTGCACCTCAGAATGTTGTACCAGATGATTTGCAAGCTGGAGATGTTACAAAAGACACTGGCAAATCTGATCTGACTGTGCTGATCACAACGGATAAGGGGGCAAGAAATCTTCTGACTCCCCCTACATCAGATGACCTTCCTGCAGAGCTGATTGTCAGCATCACTTCGGCAGAACGAACTGTCACTGATGAGAGTATAAGTATGATCAGTACGGTGTCTGCAACAAAGCATAATGACTTTCAGCTTTCTGGTTTTCCAGCGGCCAAATTGCAAACGGCAGAAGTGAACTCTCTGAATGATGACACTGTTACAACCAAAAAGGTTTTGGACTGCCCTGAGGTCACCAatctcacaaaaacaaaacggaGGAAATTACGCAGGGGTTATTACAGAGGTCGGAAGAAAGTATCAAAAGTTTGCCTTGAGACTCCCAGtttgaaaaaattcaaaacaccAGTGGAGTATGACAACTTGAACAGTCAGTTGGAAGGCCAGGCCAAGGAATCATCAGCCCAACAAGAGTTGAGTAATCCCTCAGATATTGGTAGAAGGAAAATACAAAGGGGAAGGCGCATATTTGGAAAATCATTGTCAAAAAATGTTGGTTTAGCAGTACAAGAGGAGAAAAAATCTGACGCGGGAAAGCAGACTTTGGAAAACACCATTCTAATGGAACTTGCAGCTTGtcctctgagaaaaaaaacggAACGCTGGGACTTGAAGCCGATCATCAGTGAATGTGGAAGAATCTTGGTTCCCCATGGTTCTGCAGATATTGCTGATCAAATTAAGTCTTTAAAGGATAAGCTTCAGCCTAAAAAAGATGAAGAGTGCCAAAGTAAAATGTCGATCAGTGCTTCAGAGAATGCTCATTGCGCAGTCGAAATGGAGTACAAGTCTAGCACAGCTCCAGAGACAGCAGTGGATGAAACAGAGGCCACAACATCTAAGGATAGAGGGAACCGTCTTCAAAATGTCAGTGATGTCAATTCTGAACACAGCATTGTGAGACCGTCAGATGATGACAATGGTTCATTGACTTTGAATCAAGAGAGTAGTGTGCATTCTTCAAAGACTGATGGCACATCAACTCCTTCCTCAGAAGCAGTTCAGGAAAAACGCACTGATACCCTCTCCCCAGCAAAGTGTGCTACAAAAGGTGAATTTCTGTTAAGTAAATTAAAATCAGTTCTTCtaagaggaaagagaaaaactgATAACCTTGCATCAGAGGAAAGACCTGCAGATACTGCCAAAGACACCGAGCCTTGTCTGAAGAAGGGCAAAATTGACTCAGATACTGGGATGCTGAAGACTAATTATGCAATTACAAGTGTCCAGGATACCAATGTGTATGTCAAGGAAGTTTCAAAGATGCTGTCAGTTGACCCTCTTTTTGCATATGCCCTTGGCCTTACCCCTAAAGCGACACCAGATAGAATACAGAAAACTGAAGGTCAGGACACTCAACAAAGGAAAGACTCATCAGATACACAAGAACAAACCATTCTAGACAAACAACCTCAAATCATACAAAGGCCTCCTTCAATCTTTCCAAGAAGGGGAAGgattaaaatgctaaaaaagcATCAAGGCATCTCTACAGAATATGTTAGAAAGAAAT GGTGGTTGCATTTTCAAACCCCAGCTTGTTTTGCCAGTGAAAAACTCAAATACAAAGAGTGTACTAGGGATAATTCTATCAGCAAGACTGATAAGGAAAAAATGAACAGTGCTTGCTCATCTACAGATGCTTTGAACTTACTTGCTGACTTGGCACTCAGTGCCAGTAATGACCAGGTTCCACCACAACCAGACCCAGCACTTGAGAGAAAACCTGAGACAAGTTTGAAGAAAAGTGACCTTACAAATGATGTTACCAGTGCTGAACAAGAGTCAGTCCTTCATGCTCTGCTTAGACAGCCTGCTGCTAGACCCATGCAGCCTCTTGAGTCTCCTTCACCAAGCCATCTTATGGGAGGCAGTGAATTGGTTGGTTTGATATCTAAAGAACATGCTTACTCATTGCCCCCATCTTCCTCTCTACTGTTGGGTTTGCCAGGTACACCATTCCAGGTATCCCCTTTAAGTGGTTCTACAAGACTGCTGCACCATCACCAGACAATGTATGGCGATGGAATTAATACACTACACCCATCTATCAGCCAGGATGATAGAAGTGAACAAAACCATAGGACTCCAGAATACCTGAAAAGATACATGGGGCACAGAAGAAAGTTCAGACAATCCCGTACCTTTGTTAGCAAGGATGGATCTATCCAAGTCACAAAGCAGTGGAAAGAAAACTATGACTTTAATCTAGACAGCAAGTTTACAAGTGACTCAAAGGATAAAACCATTGTCCGAGCCTTGCATGG CCCATGGGATTTCTCAATGCAAGACACCAGTGAAGAGGTCCGGCTTATCGTCCACATGTGGATAGGTCTGTTCTACAGCAGGTCAACAGCCAGACTCTTTCATGTTGACTCGAACTCATGTTCAGAAGAGAGAGATTCTTTGGAATTGTCCAGTGGAATGGTACCAGCCCCGAGCCCTGAGCTCAAGGCCAGTTCATTTGCTCCTTTCCCGAGTGTAACAGACACTTCAGACCCTTCATTTTCAAAAGCTTTGGACCTCAGCAAAAAGGATGACTCTGTCTTGGACCAAGGACCTCTGATTTTAGACTTGTCAATGAAAAACTCCAAGGCAGAGATTGTCACTTCAGATCCACAAGTCAACAGAAAAGACACTTCTGTGTCCGGTGATGGGAAAGAAGCTAGTGAAACGTTGAACACACCCAAGTCATCTGTGGGACTAGAGGAGGCAAGCACAATGCAG TGTTACAAAAAGATGGTGCACTCTACAGAGATTCAGATCAGTGAGGGGAATGATGTCAGAAGCACCTTTGAGGATAAGAGGACTTGTACCCCTTCTCAAAAAGCTGGGAGTCTGGACAATACAGATGTACCATCTTGTAAAGGAACATTCATTCTTGAACAAGAGGAAATTAAAAGTGCATCCAGTCagcaagaaaataatcagacaGGCCCAGGAAGTGGCCACATGTCATGTGAATGCAACGATGAGCCTGTTGGAATTGAAAATTCAGAACATACAGCTAAAAGCATAGTGCAAAAACAAGAAAGGAATTCATCCAAATCTGTGACAGATGAAGAAGTCGACTCCAAAAAGGAAGCAGACGATGTGGTCCATGCTGTTGAGCATGATAAAATTGATTCCAAAGAGGGGGAAAACTTGGAAGTGAAAGAAAAGCCATGGCAAGAAGACAATGTAGAATCTTCTCCAACAGTTGTTGATACAGGTGATGATTCAACAAACACAGAATCCGGTGTACTCTGCAATGGTCCTCTGGAAAATGAGAAGCAGTTATCTCAGGAGAAACCTACAGCAGTTTCCCCAGGCAAGGTTGAAAATGTCAATGAAGATGAGGATTGTTCTGAAGTAAACACAGGTAACGTGATGGAAGATGAAGATCACCTTGGAAAAGAAGACAGACTTGATGAGAAAGACAGATGTGATTCACCTGTGAAAGCTGACAGTGATCTGAGTGATCAACCAGTACCTATGATGTGTGATGGCCCAGACTCAGTAAAGGATGGCATCATAGAGTGTTATCACAAACCACCATTGGATGAGGAACCACCTCAAGTCAACAGCGAAGAAGATGCTTGCCATGATTTACAGTTGAGACAGCTTTGTGCAACCAGCAGTGTGATGACAGACGAACAAGCCATTTCAGAAAAATCTCCTGAAGAATCCTTAAAAATGGAGCCTATTGCTAAAGAAACTGCAGTTGAGGAACATTTGGAAAAAGATGTTTGTTTGGCAGATAAGACACTTCAAACGGCAGCATTAGCCATGTCTGATGAGAACAACTGTTCATTAGATGACTCTAACTCAGCTGGGCTTATTCCCCAGACAAATGACAGTGTTGAAACAGGAAGCCAAATCAAAGTAATGGAAAACTTCAGTCTAAGTTGTGATGACCATGAAGATGGGGATACCCAATCATTTGAGGGAGAGCAAAAGGTTGATAATGTAACTGAGAAAGAGCTGTTTCATCATCAGTCTCATTCACTTTACAGTGAAGCCAAAGTGACACTATTTCAAGAAACAGATCTCAAACAGattgacaaaataaatgatgGATTGGAAAAGATCAATGGTCGGGTTGTAATTCCATTTATTGGAATAGACACCTCTGAAGACAATACAGTACAACCACATGGCTCACCCTCACCAGGCAAGGTTGAAGAAGTTGTTCAGGGCCAGGAAGAAATACCATTTATCAGTGGAACTAACTACCCTGAAACTGTCCTACCCACAGAGGTGTGCAGTACATCTCAAATGTACAGTAAAAAGGCAGAATTACCTGCTGGCAGAATATCACTATCACTTCTTCATGTAAGTGAAAACAACCAGCTAGTGGTTTCGGAAAATGAGTATGACGGCCGGTGCTCTACCCCAACTATGGATGAGAAACCATATGAGTACTTACCTTGCTCTGGCCCAAGTGCTAGTGCTTCTGATTTTAGTGGTGGTGAAACCACTGGAAACAAGGCTCATAAATGTCTTGATGTAGGGCTGATATCTCAAAAGGATGAGATGTTACTTGAAAACAAACTTTGTCACAAGTCTACAGTAAACAGTGATGCCATGCCTCATCGCGATCTTCACCCTGATCTTGAGCTAAGGACTCTAAGAGTTCTGCAAAGTATAGACAAGTACCTCCCCAAATCAAGCCACACTGACAAAACCAGCCAAATTGAGACAGCTGATATGAAACACTCTATTGATCAAACCCCTAATCCTACGAGCAAGTGCATGCCCCCTTGCTTAGCCCTAAGACACACCTCAGCTGATGTCATCAACCAGAAAATAAGCAATACAAAGTCAGCAATGGGGGCAGCCCCTACCTCACAAGAACTACAGACAGAATCAACAGGTCACTTTCTCATATCACCTTTCAAAAGAAACTTAGAGGAAGTACTTGGTGTTAAGTTGCAGTTTAAGAAAACAGACTCATCAGTTCCTCAACACTATTTTGAAAGAACAGATAAATTACAGGAAGCCTCGGTAGGGCAAGATTATTGTCATCCCTACAGATCCGTTCCCTCTACTGAGAGTTTGCAAGCTATTAAACCAAACATTATTGACCAAGATAAGCATAAGACAACATCACAGACCAATATAAGTCATGAACCACATTCGTACAGTCAGCGTCCTGTCATGGCAGTAAAACCATCTAAGAGTGATGAAAGTCAAGCAGACAGCATCTCTATAGACAGACTGATTGAAAAAGCTGCAATGTCACATTTCTCCAGAAATAAACAGACTAAAACCCCTGTagtcacacacaccacacccaCTACAATGCTCttggagaaaaagacagagaaacacaagaGAAACTCTGAAAGACTAAATGATGACAAGCAAGAGACAAGTGAGCATTCTTCAATAAGCAGCTGGTTATCAAATGTCACTGACAGTAAGTCTTACTCAGATAAAGCTCAATCTGTATGTCTAGATCCTTTCTACCAGCACCAAGGAAGGGGCACTTCAAAATTCAACAAAATGCTTTCATCATCTCTCCCCGTGCAGTCTTTTGAATCTGCAGGAAGTTCCTCTAAACATGTTGATGGAAACCAAGGTTTCATGACCTACAGTTTAGTTGAGAAATTTGGGCAAACAACTAAAGAGGGCATTGCGATGGATCAAACAGGATGCTCAGACACATCGACTTCACGTGCGGATTACAAAGATGGTGGCATGATTGATGACAGTCTCCTCCTCGACCCTCAAAGCTCACTCATCTGTACAGTCTATAACACCACCCGGAAGAGACCTTATTCTTTTCTTGAGCAAGTCTCTCGGAGGTGCCTACAAGATGACATCACTGAGGCATCAATGGAACAGGAGTGCCTTATCTTCTCAGAACAAATGAGACAGCTTTTGAAAAGAAGTAAGAAGGGACCCACCATGGACACACATGACAAATTGCACTTGTCTTGTGCCAGTCCTGTGACTGTGCAGTTTTCGAGTCTAGAAGAGCAGGAGGATGCAGTGGAACACTTGAATGCACACTTGGATCCACTGTCAGTTGTTGGACAAAAAATCAAGGTAGACATGTCAGACAGGAAAGACCTGGCAGacaccacagaggaagaaaagactTTTCACTCTCAAAAAACATCTCAAGGAACAGGGAACCCAATGGAACATCCTGGGATATCTTGCCTGACCTCAGAGTGTGCCAGGCTGTATGAGGCAAAGATGAATGATGTTTGTGCTGTCAGAAAGGTTCCATCCACACCCAAGCACTTCAAGATGGATCGAGGTTACCTGAAGACTGAATCAAGTAACCATTTTGACTTCTGTGATCAAATGAAGAGGGAGATGGATGAGAGTTTCCGTAGTAAACTGAATTCAGTTGTGAAGAAATCCTGTAAAACAAAGTACAGATTCTACATATTAGTGACATCAGATGATCCCTTCTTTGAGGAAACGAAG gcaCAGTTAGAAGCAGAGGGCCACACAGCTGTACAGCCATCCGAGTTCTTCCTTAGTGAGGATAGTGCTTCATCTCTACTCATCATTCTCAGGAATGAAGACATTGCAGAGCACATTTGTGAG GTCCCGCGCTTGCTCGAGCTGAAGAATACACCAGGTGTGCAGTTTGCTGGAATTGACGAACCAGATGATGTCGTGAATCTCACCCATCAGGAGCTGTTCACCAGGGGTGGCTTTATAATGTTCGACAGAGCAGCACTGGAGCCCCTCAGCCTTT GCAACATTCAAAAAATGGCAGAAATCTTGAAAGAGCTAAGCAGAACGGGGAAGTGGAAGTGGATGTTGCACTACAGAGACAGCCGTAGACTGAAGGAAAATGCAAG GTTGAGTGCAGAGGCAAAAGAGAAGAAGCAGTTCCTTAACTGGTGCCAAGAAGCTGGAATTATGGAGGTCATGCCGTACCATGAGTGTGACCTCATGTCAAGAGATCGGCCCGACTATCTGACATGTTTGGTCCGTTTGCAGGTCCAGAACATATCAGCCCGTTACCCTGTTTTTATAACTG ATTCAACAACTGACAGCACATTTGGAAGGAATGGAATTTTAACAATGACTTTCAGCTCTTTCCTGACGTGTTCTCCAAGCGAAACATTTACAGCCTGA